One Phenylobacterium hankyongense DNA segment encodes these proteins:
- a CDS encoding TonB-dependent receptor yields the protein MIRMSSRRSALTMGAAAAAMALGAGFAGQAMAQEAGPTVLGEVVVTAQKRLENINDVPVSVTAMGGEKLDVIRSSGGDIRVLSSRAPSLTLESSFGRTFPRPYIRGLGNTDFDLNASQPVSFVYDDVVLESPILKGFPLFDIDQVEVLRGPQGTLFGRNTPAGVLKFDSAKPGQTFGGYAQASYATYGTTNLEGAVSGPIVPDVLAGRISALYQHRDDWIDNTFTHQDNATGGYDEYALRGQLLYTPNSQFSALANVHYMHLDGTPQIFRANIIQKGTNDFVPGFDPEKIAQDAQTRSFQKVEAKGANLKLTYDLGGPVLTSITGYEAVTALSHGDIDGGFGAVFAPPSGPGLIPFPSESADGMPYHAQWSEELRLAGQRDALSYTVGAFYFFEDVKIDSFDYNTLAGGAQDGYAYQHQKTTSWALFGNADYKLTPQWTVGGGLRYSNDKKDFLAQRLVSPFGAPPTPVLRANPNSDDVSFNLNTTYALSDTANLYARIAKGYRAPSIQGRLLFGDTISVATKETLMSYEAGYKADLFDRRVRLDADVFYYRVNDLQLTAVGGGANFNRLINARHATGYGFEFNGEAQPVEHLLLTAGLSYNHTEIDDPNLVTQPCGGGCTVLDPAGAVPGTVNIDGNSLPNAPRWIANLTARYAIPYGEGEFFVFTDWAYRSKINFFLYNSVEFTDDHLLEGGLRLGYRAAGGKWEAALFGRNITDDRSLEGGIDFNNLTGFINDPRTIGVEVKTTF from the coding sequence ATGATCCGGATGAGCTCGCGGCGGTCGGCGCTGACGATGGGCGCGGCGGCGGCCGCAATGGCGCTGGGCGCCGGTTTCGCCGGCCAGGCGATGGCCCAGGAGGCGGGGCCGACCGTCCTCGGCGAGGTGGTGGTGACCGCCCAGAAGAGGCTGGAGAACATCAACGACGTCCCGGTCTCGGTGACCGCGATGGGCGGCGAGAAGCTGGACGTCATCCGCTCCTCGGGCGGCGACATCCGGGTGCTGTCCTCGCGGGCGCCCAGCCTGACGCTGGAATCCAGCTTCGGCCGCACCTTCCCGCGGCCCTATATCCGCGGGCTCGGCAACACCGACTTCGACCTCAACGCCTCGCAGCCGGTGTCCTTCGTCTATGACGACGTGGTGCTGGAGAGTCCGATCCTGAAGGGCTTCCCGCTCTTCGACATCGACCAGGTGGAAGTGCTGCGCGGGCCGCAAGGCACCCTGTTCGGCCGCAACACCCCGGCCGGGGTGCTGAAGTTCGACTCCGCCAAGCCCGGCCAGACCTTCGGCGGCTACGCCCAGGCCTCCTACGCGACCTACGGGACCACCAACCTCGAGGGCGCGGTCTCCGGCCCGATCGTCCCGGACGTCCTGGCCGGCCGCATCTCGGCGCTCTACCAGCACCGCGACGACTGGATCGACAACACCTTCACCCATCAGGACAACGCCACCGGCGGCTACGACGAGTACGCCCTGCGCGGCCAGCTGCTCTACACCCCGAACAGCCAGTTCAGCGCGCTGGCCAACGTCCACTACATGCACCTGGACGGCACGCCGCAGATCTTCCGCGCCAACATCATCCAGAAGGGGACCAACGACTTCGTCCCCGGCTTCGACCCGGAGAAGATCGCCCAGGACGCCCAGACGCGGTCGTTCCAGAAGGTCGAGGCCAAGGGCGCCAACCTGAAGCTGACCTATGACCTGGGCGGCCCGGTGCTGACCTCGATCACCGGCTACGAGGCGGTCACCGCCCTGTCGCACGGCGACATCGACGGCGGCTTCGGCGCGGTCTTCGCCCCGCCCTCCGGCCCCGGCCTCATCCCCTTCCCGTCGGAAAGCGCCGACGGCATGCCCTATCATGCGCAATGGAGCGAGGAGCTGCGGCTGGCCGGCCAGCGCGACGCCCTGAGCTACACCGTGGGCGCCTTCTACTTCTTCGAAGACGTCAAGATCGACAGCTTCGACTACAACACCCTCGCCGGCGGGGCGCAGGACGGCTACGCCTACCAGCACCAGAAGACCACCTCCTGGGCGCTGTTCGGCAACGCAGACTACAAGCTCACCCCGCAATGGACGGTGGGCGGCGGCCTTCGCTATTCCAACGACAAGAAGGACTTCCTGGCCCAGCGGCTGGTCTCGCCGTTCGGCGCGCCGCCGACGCCGGTGCTGCGCGCCAACCCCAACAGCGACGACGTCAGCTTCAACCTCAACACCACCTATGCGCTGAGCGACACCGCCAACCTCTACGCCCGGATCGCCAAGGGCTACCGCGCGCCCTCGATCCAGGGCCGGCTGCTGTTCGGCGACACCATCTCCGTCGCCACCAAGGAGACGCTGATGTCCTACGAGGCCGGCTACAAGGCCGACCTGTTCGACCGCCGCGTGCGCCTGGACGCCGACGTCTTCTACTACCGCGTGAACGACCTGCAGCTCACCGCGGTGGGCGGCGGGGCCAACTTCAACCGGCTGATCAACGCCAGGCACGCCACCGGCTACGGCTTCGAGTTCAACGGCGAGGCGCAGCCGGTCGAGCACCTGCTGCTGACCGCGGGCCTGTCCTACAACCACACCGAGATCGACGACCCGAACCTGGTCACCCAGCCCTGCGGCGGCGGCTGCACCGTGCTGGATCCGGCCGGCGCCGTGCCCGGGACGGTCAATATCGACGGCAACAGCCTGCCCAATGCGCCGCGCTGGATCGCCAACCTGACGGCGCGCTACGCCATTCCGTACGGCGAGGGCGAGTTCTTCGTGTTCACCGACTGGGCCTACCGCTCGAAGATCAACTTCTTCCTCTACAACTCGGTGGAGTTCACCGACGACCACCTGCTGGAAGGCGGCCTGCGGCTCGGCTACCGGGCGGCGGGCGGCAAGTGGGAAGCCGCGCTCTTCGGGCGCAACATCACCGACGACCGCTCGCTGGAAGGCGGCATCGACTTCAACAACCTGACCGGCTTCATCAACGACCCCCGCACCATCGGCGTCGAGGTGAAGACGACGTTCTGA
- the recQ gene encoding DNA helicase RecQ encodes MPVALAEPDLTPLDQAREILRRTFGHADFRGMQADVIAEVLAGRSALAVLPTGGGKSLCYQIPSMIRPGLGLVVSPLIALMTDQVAAMQQSGVAAARLDSNIDPSEKAETWRRIDAGELDLLYLSPEGLMQPWMMDRLARTPLALIAIDEAHCVSQWGHDFRPEYRMLGRLAEIFPDVPRLAVTATADARTRDDIRGELKLTGSREFVASFARPELILSAERKRGAAQKRVVELVTARPNRSGVVYAGSRDGTEKIAEALRAAGVPALAYHAGLERTLRTQRLEEFLEADAAVMVATIAFGMGVDKPDVRFVIHADPPASIEAYWQEIGRAGRDGDPAEGITLYGASDLAWALRRIGERDVDEQVKQVQVRKVRQLYTLLDGTGCRAGAVRRYFGEEGVEACGQCDLCTGAVETTDATEAAQKALSAAHRLAGRFGRGRLVDHLLGKTKDVSAQESSLSTWGIGTEFNATQWRDLTEQLLFEGLLREDPNDGRPLVGLGDAEAVRAVFRGERRVAMRKHPEGPEDSGRAGGRTRKRGREAMAALPPADQPLFEALRAWRSSEAKSQHVPPYVIFHDRTLAEIARVRPGSRAALERLNGVGEGKLARYGEAVLEVVSGFEG; translated from the coding sequence ATGCCCGTCGCCCTCGCCGAACCTGACCTGACCCCGCTCGACCAGGCGCGGGAGATCCTGCGACGCACCTTCGGCCACGCGGATTTCCGCGGCATGCAGGCCGACGTCATCGCCGAGGTGCTGGCGGGCCGCAGCGCGCTGGCGGTGCTGCCCACCGGCGGCGGCAAGAGCCTCTGCTACCAGATCCCCAGTATGATCCGCCCGGGCCTGGGGCTGGTGGTCTCGCCGCTGATCGCGCTGATGACCGACCAGGTGGCGGCCATGCAGCAGTCCGGCGTGGCGGCGGCGCGGCTGGATTCCAACATCGACCCCTCCGAGAAGGCCGAGACCTGGCGGCGGATCGACGCCGGCGAGCTCGACCTCCTCTACCTGTCGCCGGAAGGGCTGATGCAGCCCTGGATGATGGACCGGCTGGCGCGCACGCCGCTGGCGCTGATCGCCATCGACGAAGCCCACTGCGTCAGCCAGTGGGGCCACGACTTCCGCCCCGAGTACCGGATGCTAGGGCGGCTGGCGGAGATCTTCCCCGACGTGCCGCGGCTGGCGGTCACCGCCACCGCCGACGCCCGCACCCGCGACGACATCCGCGGCGAGCTGAAGCTCACCGGCTCCAGGGAGTTCGTGGCCAGCTTCGCGCGGCCGGAGCTGATCCTGTCGGCGGAGCGCAAGCGCGGCGCGGCGCAGAAGCGGGTGGTGGAGCTGGTCACCGCCCGGCCCAACCGCTCCGGCGTGGTCTACGCCGGCTCCCGCGACGGCACGGAGAAGATCGCCGAGGCCCTGCGCGCCGCCGGCGTGCCGGCGCTGGCCTACCACGCCGGCCTGGAACGGACCCTGCGCACCCAGCGGCTGGAGGAATTCCTAGAGGCCGACGCGGCGGTGATGGTGGCGACCATCGCCTTCGGCATGGGGGTCGACAAGCCGGACGTGCGCTTCGTCATCCACGCCGATCCGCCCGCCTCCATCGAGGCCTACTGGCAGGAGATCGGCCGCGCCGGCCGCGACGGCGACCCGGCCGAGGGGATCACCCTCTACGGCGCCTCCGACCTCGCCTGGGCCCTGCGCCGGATCGGCGAGCGCGACGTGGACGAGCAGGTCAAGCAGGTGCAGGTCCGCAAGGTCCGCCAGCTCTACACCCTGCTGGACGGCACCGGCTGCCGGGCCGGCGCGGTGCGCCGCTACTTCGGCGAGGAGGGCGTCGAGGCCTGCGGCCAGTGCGACCTGTGCACCGGCGCCGTGGAGACCACCGACGCCACCGAGGCGGCGCAGAAGGCCCTGTCCGCCGCCCACCGGCTGGCCGGCCGCTTCGGCCGCGGGCGCCTGGTCGATCACCTGCTGGGCAAGACCAAGGACGTCAGCGCCCAGGAATCCTCGCTCTCCACCTGGGGCATCGGGACCGAGTTCAACGCCACCCAGTGGCGCGACCTGACCGAACAGCTGCTGTTCGAGGGGCTGTTGCGCGAGGACCCCAACGACGGCCGTCCTCTGGTGGGACTGGGCGACGCCGAGGCCGTGCGGGCGGTGTTCCGCGGCGAGCGGCGCGTGGCCATGCGCAAGCATCCGGAGGGGCCGGAGGACTCAGGCCGCGCCGGCGGCCGCACCCGCAAGCGGGGCCGCGAGGCCATGGCCGCCCTGCCCCCCGCCGACCAGCCGCTGTTCGAGGCGCTGCGGGCCTGGCGCTCCAGCGAGGCCAAGTCGCAGCACGTGCCGCCCTATGTGATCTTCCACGACCGCACCCTGGCCGAGATCGCCCGCGTGCGCCCCGGCAGCCGCGCCGCCCTGGAGCGCCTCAACGGCGTCGGCGAAGGCAAGCTCGCCCGCTACGGCGAGGCGGTGCTCGAAGTCGTCAGCGGCTTCGAGGGCTAG
- the phnD gene encoding phosphate/phosphite/phosphonate ABC transporter substrate-binding protein gives MITRRLALAVALAALAGCSKPAPKTAAPQTLTFSIVSTEGAQTQLQEWGPFLKDMEAATGMKVKPFFGSNYSALIEALRFKQADLGWFTNQSGLEAVRRAGGEVFARTTHPTGPDGYQGVIIVRKGSGITLDRILKCDRTLDFGMGDAKSTSGTLAPMTYLFGPRGLDPATCFKTVRSANAEANLYAVGSGVLPAATNNTRSIDRLGAIDTPLARKTLASLEVIWRSPTIPEDPMIWRADLDPATKAKVAKFIFSYGVGDTPEAKRQRAILERIQTGPFKHADNSHLLPVREMEATGQLVAAKGKHDAAAIAKAQAALTQIKTEAAAAHP, from the coding sequence ATGATCACACGTCGCCTCGCCTTGGCCGTCGCGCTCGCGGCCCTCGCCGGCTGCTCGAAGCCCGCGCCGAAGACCGCCGCGCCGCAGACGCTGACCTTCTCCATCGTCTCCACCGAGGGCGCCCAGACCCAGCTGCAGGAGTGGGGCCCGTTCCTGAAGGACATGGAGGCCGCCACCGGCATGAAGGTGAAGCCGTTCTTCGGCAGCAACTATTCGGCGCTGATCGAGGCGCTGCGCTTCAAGCAGGCGGACCTCGGCTGGTTCACCAACCAGTCGGGCCTGGAGGCGGTGCGCCGGGCCGGGGGCGAGGTGTTCGCCCGCACCACCCATCCCACCGGGCCGGACGGCTACCAGGGGGTGATCATCGTCCGGAAGGGCTCCGGGATCACCCTCGACCGCATCCTGAAGTGCGACCGCACCCTCGACTTCGGCATGGGCGACGCCAAGTCCACGTCCGGCACCCTGGCGCCGATGACCTACCTGTTCGGGCCGCGCGGCCTCGACCCCGCCACCTGCTTCAAGACCGTGCGCTCCGCCAACGCCGAGGCGAACCTCTATGCGGTGGGCTCCGGCGTGCTGCCGGCGGCGACCAACAACACCCGCTCCATTGACCGGCTGGGCGCGATCGACACGCCCCTGGCCCGCAAGACGCTGGCCAGCCTCGAGGTGATCTGGCGCTCGCCGACCATTCCGGAGGACCCGATGATCTGGCGCGCCGACCTCGACCCGGCCACCAAGGCCAAGGTGGCGAAGTTCATCTTCAGCTACGGCGTCGGCGACACCCCGGAAGCCAAACGCCAGCGGGCGATCCTGGAGCGCATCCAGACCGGCCCCTTCAAGCACGCGGACAACTCCCACCTGCTGCCGGTGCGCGAGATGGAGGCCACCGGCCAGCTGGTGGCGGCGAAGGGCAAGCACGACGCCGCGGCGATCGCCAAAGCGCAGGCCGCCCTGACCCAGATCAAGACCGAGGCCGCCGCCGCGCATCCGTGA
- a CDS encoding lysine--tRNA ligase, with protein MLQGLSHPAREAKSWPFEQARGLLERVLRLRLSDAERDLAATLFAQGKFAEAVRTLPALLEPVVFQCGYGASGLPHMGTFGEAARPTMVRTAFRALTEDAIPTQLIVFSDDMDGFRKIPDNVPNRELLELDRDKPVTSVRDPFGEHESFGAHNNARLRAFLDGFGFDYTFMSSTETYKSGRFDAVLLRILERFDAVQAIMLPTLGEERRATYSPFLPISPTSGRVLQAPTIARNVEKGTITFPDEDGTLTEVPVTGGHVKLQWRPDWAARWVALSVDYEMSGKDLVDSVRISNRIAKALGGEPPEAFHFELFMDENNQKISKSKGNGLTMEEWLRYGTPESLAYYMYQSPKSAKRLYFDVIPKATDEYLQQLDAYNRARAESGAPAIDNPAWHVHRGAPPERGSPVSFSLLLNLVSAADASTKDILWGFLERYIPGATPATEPLLDQLAGYAINYYEDFVKPAKTFRAPDARERTAMEDLVARLRALPPGADAEAIQNEVFEVGKAAGFEPLRAWFGALYEVLLGQSQGPRFGSFVAIFGIERTIALIERALAGELAAA; from the coding sequence ATGTTGCAAGGTCTTTCCCATCCGGCCCGCGAGGCGAAGAGCTGGCCCTTCGAACAGGCCCGCGGGCTGCTGGAGCGGGTGCTGCGCCTGCGGCTCAGCGACGCCGAGCGCGACCTGGCCGCGACGCTGTTCGCCCAGGGCAAGTTCGCCGAGGCGGTCCGCACCCTGCCGGCCCTGCTTGAGCCGGTGGTGTTCCAGTGCGGTTACGGGGCGTCGGGCCTGCCGCACATGGGCACGTTCGGGGAGGCCGCGCGGCCGACCATGGTGCGCACGGCCTTCCGGGCGCTGACCGAGGACGCCATTCCGACGCAGCTGATCGTCTTCTCCGACGACATGGACGGGTTCCGGAAGATCCCCGACAACGTGCCCAACCGCGAACTGCTGGAGCTGGACCGCGACAAGCCGGTGACCAGCGTCCGCGATCCGTTCGGCGAGCACGAGAGCTTCGGGGCGCACAACAACGCCCGGCTGCGCGCCTTCCTCGACGGCTTCGGCTTCGACTACACCTTCATGTCGTCCACCGAGACCTACAAGTCCGGCCGCTTCGACGCGGTGCTGCTGCGCATCCTGGAGCGGTTCGACGCCGTGCAGGCGATCATGCTGCCGACGCTGGGCGAAGAGCGCCGGGCCACCTATTCGCCGTTCCTGCCGATCAGCCCGACCAGCGGCCGGGTGCTGCAGGCCCCGACGATCGCGCGCAACGTCGAGAAGGGCACCATCACCTTCCCCGACGAGGACGGCACGCTGACCGAGGTCCCGGTGACCGGCGGCCACGTGAAGCTGCAATGGCGGCCCGACTGGGCGGCGCGCTGGGTGGCGCTGTCGGTCGACTACGAGATGTCCGGCAAGGACCTGGTGGACTCGGTGCGGATCTCCAACCGCATCGCCAAGGCGCTGGGCGGCGAGCCGCCGGAGGCCTTCCACTTCGAGCTGTTCATGGACGAGAACAACCAGAAGATCTCCAAGTCCAAGGGCAACGGCCTGACCATGGAGGAGTGGCTGCGCTACGGCACGCCGGAGAGCCTGGCCTACTACATGTACCAGTCGCCGAAGTCGGCCAAGCGGCTCTATTTCGACGTCATCCCCAAGGCCACCGACGAGTACCTGCAGCAGCTCGACGCCTACAACCGCGCCCGCGCCGAGAGCGGCGCGCCGGCCATCGACAACCCCGCCTGGCACGTGCACCGCGGCGCGCCGCCGGAGCGTGGCTCGCCGGTGAGCTTCTCGCTGCTGCTGAACCTGGTGTCGGCGGCCGACGCCTCGACCAAGGACATCCTGTGGGGCTTCCTGGAGCGCTACATCCCCGGCGCGACGCCGGCCACCGAGCCGCTGCTCGACCAGCTCGCCGGCTACGCGATCAACTACTACGAGGACTTCGTGAAGCCGGCGAAGACCTTCCGCGCCCCGGACGCGCGGGAGCGGACGGCGATGGAGGACCTGGTGGCGCGGTTGCGGGCCCTGCCGCCGGGCGCCGACGCCGAGGCGATCCAGAACGAGGTGTTCGAGGTCGGCAAGGCGGCCGGCTTCGAGCCGCTGCGCGCCTGGTTCGGGGCCCTCTACGAGGTGCTGCTGGGCCAGAGCCAGGGCCCC